One segment of Prionailurus bengalensis isolate Pbe53 chromosome E3, Fcat_Pben_1.1_paternal_pri, whole genome shotgun sequence DNA contains the following:
- the MAPK8IP3 gene encoding C-Jun-amino-terminal kinase-interacting protein 3 isoform X10: MMEIQMDEGGGVVVYQDDYCSGSVMSERVSGLAGSIYREFERLIHCYDEEVVKELMPLVVNVLENLDSVLSENQEHEVELELLREDNEQLLTQYEREKALRKQAEEKFIEFEDALEQEKKELQIQVEHYEFQTRQLELKAKNYADQISRLEERESEMKKEYNALHQRHTEMIQTYVEHIERSKMQQVGGNSQTEGSLPGRSRKERPTSLNVFPLADGMVRAQMGGKLVPAGDHWHLSDLGQLQLSSSYQCPQDEMSESGQSSAAATPSTTGTKSNTPTSSVPSAAVTPLNESLQPLGDYGASTKSSKRAREKRNSRNMEVQVTQEMRNVSIGMGSSDEWSDVQDIIDSTPELDMSREPRLDRTGNSPTQGIVNKAFGINTDSLYHELSTAGSEVIGDVDEGADLLGEFSGMGKEVGNLLLENSQLLETKNALNVVKNDLIAKVDQLSGEQEVLKGDLEAARQAKARLEGRIKDLEEELRRVKSEAIIARREPKEEVEDDKIPMAQRRRFTRVEMARVLMERNQYKERLMELQEAVRWTEMIRASREHPSVQEKKKSTIWQFFSRLFSSSSSPPPAKRSYPSVNIHYKSPTTAGFSQRRSHAMCQISAGSRPLEFFPDDDCTSSARREQKREQYRQVREHVRNDDGRLQACGWSLPAKYKQLSPNGGQEDTRMKNVPVPVYCRPLVEKDPTMKLWCAAGVNLSGWKPSEDDSANGVKPPPGRDPLTCDREVEGETKSNHTSPEKKARELPEVDATSSRVWILTSTLTTSKVVIIDANQPGTVVDQFTVCNAHVLCISSIPAASDSDYPPGEIFLDGDVNPEDSSADGVLAGITLVGCATRCNVPRSNCSSRGDTPVLDKGQGEVAAVANGKVNPAQSTEEATEATEVPDSGPSEAEAAAVRPGPLTEHVFTDLAPTPAPSTQPGSENGQEADTGGVQPEPEPSADPAGASTSAAPTMWLGAQNGWLYVHSAVANWKKCLHSIKLKDSVLSLVHVKGRVLVALADGTLAIFHRGEDGQWDLSNYHLMDLGHPHHSIRCMAVVYDRVWCGYKNKVHVIQPKTMQIEKSFDAHPRRESQVRQLAWIGDGVWVSIRLDSTLRLYHAHTHQHLQDVDIEPYVSKMLGTGKLGFSFVRITALLIAGNRLWVGTGNGVVISIPLTETVVLHRGQLLGLRANKTSPTSGEGARPGGVIHVYGDDSSDKSASSFIPYCSMAQAQLCFHGHRDAVKFFVSVPGNVLATLNGSVLDSPSESPGPAAPASEAEGQQLKNVLVLSGGEGYIDFRIGDGEDDDTEESAGDVNQVKPLLSKAERSHIIVWQVSYSPE, from the exons AAATTCATCGAGTTTGAAGATGCTCTGGAACAGGAGAAGAAGGAGCTGCAAATCCAGGTGGAACATTATGAGTTTCAGACCCGCCAGCTGGAACTGAAGGCCAAGAACTACGCGGATCAGA TTTCCCGCTTGGAGGAGAGAGAGTCCGAGATGAAGAAGGAGTACAACGCCCTGCACCAGCGACACACCGAG ATGATCCAGACCTACGTAGAACATATCGAGAGGTCCAAGATGCAGCAGGTTGGGGGAAACAGCCAAACCGAGGGCAGCCTGCCCGGGAGGAG CAGGAAGGAACGCCCCACTTCTCTGAACGTCTTCCCCCTGGCCGACGGCATGGTACGTGCACAGATGGGGGGCAAGCTCGTGCCTGCGGGGGACCACTGGCACCTGAGTGACCTCGGCCAGCTGCAGTTGAGCTCCAGCTACCAG TGTCCACAGGACGAGATGTCCGAGTCGGGCCAGTCTTCCGCGGCTGCCACGCCCAGCACCACGGGCACCAAGTCCAACACGCCCACGTCCTCCGTGCCCTCGGCGGCGGTGACGCCGCTCAACGAGAGCCTGCAGCCGCTGGGGGACTACGGCGCCAGCACAAAGAGCAGCAAGCGGGCTCGGGAGAAGCGGAACAGCCGCAACATGGAGGTCCAGGTCACACAGGAGATGCGGAACGTCAGCATAG gcaTGGGCAGCAGTGACGAGTGGTCTGATGTTCAAGACATCATCGACTCCACCCCGGAGCTGGACATGAGTCGGGAGCCCCGTCTCGATCGCACGGGCAACAG CCCAACCCAGGGGATCGTGAACAAGGCTTTTGGCATCAACACTGACTCCCTGTACCACGAACTGTCGACCGCGGGGTCGGAGGTCATCGGGGACGTGGATGAAGGAGCGGACCTGCTAG GGGAGTTCTCAG GAATGGGCAAGGAAGTGGGGAACCTGCTGCTGGAGAACTCACAGCTTCTAGAAACCAA AAATGCTCTGAACGTGGTGAAGAATGACCTCATCGCCAAGGTGGACCAGCTGTCCGGGGAGCAGGAGGTGCTGAAAGGGGACCTGGAAGCTGCCAGACAGGCCAAAGCCCGGCTGGAGGGCCGCATCAAGGACCTGGAGGAGGAGTTGAGGAG AGTGAAGTCAGAAGCCATCATCGCCCGCCGCGAACCCAAAGAAGAGGTGGAGGAT gacAAGATCCCCATGGCGCAGCGCCGCCGCTTCACACGGGTGGAGATGGCGCGTGTGCTCATGGAGCGGAACCAGTACAAAGAAAGGCTGATGGAGCTTCAGGAGGCCGTGCGGTGGACCGAGATGATCAG AGCGTCCCGAGAGCATCCGTCTGTCCAGGAGAAGAAGAAGTCCACCATCTGGCAGTT TTTCAGCCGCCTCTtcagctcctcctccagcccccctccGGCCAAGCGCTCCTATCCCTCGGTGAACATTCACTACAAATCACCCACCACGGCCGGCTTCAGCCAGCGCCGCAGCCATGCCATGTGCCAGATCTCGGCTGGCAGCCGGCCTCTGGAGTTCTTCCCCGATGA TGACTGCACTTCGTCCGCCCGCCGGGAGCAGAAGCGCGAGCAGTACCGGCAGGTGCGCGAGCACGTGCGCAATGACGACGGGCGGCTGCAGGCCTGCGGCTGGAGCCTGCCGGCCAAGTACAAGCAG CTGAGTCCCAATGGGGGCCAGGAGGACACGCGGATGAAGAACGTGCCTGTCCCCGTGTACTGCCGCCCTCTGGTGGAGAAGGACCCAACCATGAAG CTGTGGTGTGCTGCGGGCGTCAACCTGAGTGGGTGGAAACCGAGCGAGGACGACTCCGCGAATGGAGTCAAGCCCCCGCCAGGCCGTGACCCTCTGACCTGCGACCGGGAAGTGGAAGGAGAGACCAAGAGCAATCACACCTCCCCCGAGAAGAAG GCAAGAGAGCTCCCCGAGGTGGATGCCACCTCCAGCCGCGTGTGGATCCTCACCAGCACCCTGACCACCAGCAAGGTGGTCATCATCGATGCCAACCAGCCGGGCACCGTGGTGGACCAGTTCACCGTCTGCAATGCCCACGTCCTGTGCATCTCCAGCATTCCAG CGGCCAGTGACAGCGACTACCCTCCGGGGGAGATCTTCCTGGACGGCGACGTAAACCCAGAAGACTCCAGTGCAGACGGTGTGCTGGCGGGTATCACCCTGGTGGGCTGTGCCACCCGCTGCAACGTGCCACGCAGCAACTGCTCCTCCCGAGGGGACACCCCGGTGCTGGACAAGGGCCAAG GGGAGGTGGCTGCCGTCGCCAACGGGAAGGTCAACCCAGCTCAGTCCACGGAAGAGGCCACAGAAGCCACGGAGGTGCCAGACTCTGGGCCCAGCGAGGCGGAGGCAGCTGCGGTGCGGCCCGGGCCCCTCACGGAGCACGTCTTCACTGACCtggcccccaccccggcccccagcACCCAGCCTGGCAG CGAGAACGGGCAGGAGGCCGACACGGGGGGTGTGCAGCCAGAGCCGGAGCCCAGCGCAGACCCTGCGGGGGCCAGCACCAGCGCTGCCCCCACTATGTGGCTGGGAGCCCAGAATGGCTG GCTCTACGTGCACTCGGCTGTGGCCAACTGGAAGAAGTGTCTGCACTCCATCAAGCTGAAGGACTCCGTCCTGAGCCTGGT GCACGTGAAAGGGCGAGTGCTGGTGGCCCTGGCAGACGGAACTCTGGCCATCTTCCACCGAGGCGAAG ATGGCCAGTGGGACCTGAGCAACTACCACCTGATGGACCTGGGCCACCCACACCACTCCATCCGCTGCATGGCCGTCGTGTACGACCGCGTCTGGTGCGGCTACAAGAACAAGGTGCACGTCATCCAGCCCAAGACGATGCAGATCGAG AAATCGTTTGACGCCCACCCACGGCGGGAGAGCCAGGTCCGGCAGCTGGCGTGGATCGGCGACGGGGTGTGGGTGTCCATCCGCCTGGACTCCACGCTGAGGCTCTACCACGCCCACACCCACCAGCACCTGCAGGACGTGGACATCGAACCCTATGTCAGCAAGATGCTGG gcacagGCAAGCTGGGCTTCTCCTTCGTGCGCATCACAGCCCTGCTCATCGCGGGCAACCGCCTCTGGGTGGGCACCGGCAACGGCGTCGTCATCTCCATCCCGCTGACCGAGA CCGTGGTCCTGCACCGAGGCCAGCTCCTGGGGCTCCGGG cCAACAAGACCTCCCCCACCTCCGGAGAGGGGGCCCGTCCGGGGGGTGTCATCCACGTGTACGGTGACGACAGCAGTGACAAATCAGCCAGCAGCTTCATCCCCTACTGCTCCATGGCCCAGGCCCAGCTCTGCTTCCACGGGCACCGCGACGCCGTCAAGTTTTTCGTCTCCGTGCCAG GGAACGTGTTGGCCACTCTCAACGGCAGCGTGCTCGACAGCCCGTCCGAGAGCCCCGGGCCGGCCGCCCCTGCCTCTGAAGCCGAGGGCCAGCAGCTGAAGAACGTGCTGGTGCTGAGTGGCGGGGAGGGCTACATCGACTTCCGCATCG GCGACGGAGAGGATGACGACACGGAGGAGAGCGCGGGGGACGTGAACCAGGTGAAGCCCTTGCTGTCCAAGGCCGAGCGCAGCCACATCATCGTGTGGCAGGTGTCCTACAGCCCCGAGTGA
- the MAPK8IP3 gene encoding C-Jun-amino-terminal kinase-interacting protein 3 isoform X11, which translates to MMEIQMDEGGGVVVYQDDYCSGSVMSERVSGLAGSIYREFERLIHCYDEEVVKELMPLVVNVLENLDSVLSENQEHEVELELLREDNEQLLTQYEREKALRKQAEEKFIEFEDALEQEKKELQIQVEHYEFQTRQLELKAKNYADQISRLEERESEMKKEYNALHQRHTEMIQTYVEHIERSKMQQVGGNSQTEGSLPGRSPRQSWRKSRKERPTSLNVFPLADGMVRAQMGGKLVPAGDHWHLSDLGQLQLSSSYQCPQDEMSESGQSSAAATPSTTGTKSNTPTSSVPSAAVTPLNESLQPLGDYGASTKSSKRAREKRNSRNMEVQVTQEMRNVSIGMGSSDEWSDVQDIIDSTPELDMSREPRLDRTGNSPTQGIVNKAFGINTDSLYHELSTAGSEVIGDVDEGADLLGEFSVRHDFFGMGKEVGNLLLENSQLLETKNALNVVKNDLIAKVDQLSGEQEVLKGDLEAARQAKARLEGRIKDLEEELRRVKSEAIIARREPKEEVEDVSSYLCTELDKIPMAQRRRFTRVEMARVLMERNQYKERLMELQEAVRWTEMIRASREHPSVQEKKKSTIWQFFSRLFSSSSSPPPAKRSYPSVNIHYKSPTTAGFSQRRSHAMCQISAGSRPLEFFPDDDCTSSARREQKREQYRQLSPNGGQEDTRMKNVPVPVYCRPLVEKDPTMKLWCAAGVNLSGWKPSEDDSANGVKPPPGRDPLTCDREVEGETKSNHTSPEKKARELPEVDATSSRVWILTSTLTTSKVVIIDANQPGTVVDQFTVCNAHVLCISSIPAASDSDYPPGEIFLDGDVNPEDSSADGVLAGITLVGCATRCNVPRSNCSSRGDTPVLDKGQGEVAAVANGKVNPAQSTEEATEATEVPDSGPSEAEAAAVRPGPLTEHVFTDLAPTPAPSTQPGSENGQEADTGGVQPEPEPSADPAGASTSAAPTMWLGAQNGWLYVHSAVANWKKCLHSIKLKDSVLSLVHVKGRVLVALADGTLAIFHRGEDGQWDLSNYHLMDLGHPHHSIRCMAVVYDRVWCGYKNKVHVIQPKTMQIEKSFDAHPRRESQVRQLAWIGDGVWVSIRLDSTLRLYHAHTHQHLQDVDIEPYVSKMLGTGKLGFSFVRITALLIAGNRLWVGTGNGVVISIPLTETVVLHRGQLLGLRANKTSPTSGEGARPGGVIHVYGDDSSDKSASSFIPYCSMAQAQLCFHGHRDAVKFFVSVPGNVLATLNGSVLDSPSESPGPAAPASEAEGQQLKNVLVLSGGEGYIDFRIGDGEDDDTEESAGDVNQVKPLLSKAERSHIIVWQVSYSPE; encoded by the exons AAATTCATCGAGTTTGAAGATGCTCTGGAACAGGAGAAGAAGGAGCTGCAAATCCAGGTGGAACATTATGAGTTTCAGACCCGCCAGCTGGAACTGAAGGCCAAGAACTACGCGGATCAGA TTTCCCGCTTGGAGGAGAGAGAGTCCGAGATGAAGAAGGAGTACAACGCCCTGCACCAGCGACACACCGAG ATGATCCAGACCTACGTAGAACATATCGAGAGGTCCAAGATGCAGCAGGTTGGGGGAAACAGCCAAACCGAGGGCAGCCTGCCCGGGAGGAG TCCTCGCCAGTCGTGGAGGAAAAG CAGGAAGGAACGCCCCACTTCTCTGAACGTCTTCCCCCTGGCCGACGGCATGGTACGTGCACAGATGGGGGGCAAGCTCGTGCCTGCGGGGGACCACTGGCACCTGAGTGACCTCGGCCAGCTGCAGTTGAGCTCCAGCTACCAG TGTCCACAGGACGAGATGTCCGAGTCGGGCCAGTCTTCCGCGGCTGCCACGCCCAGCACCACGGGCACCAAGTCCAACACGCCCACGTCCTCCGTGCCCTCGGCGGCGGTGACGCCGCTCAACGAGAGCCTGCAGCCGCTGGGGGACTACGGCGCCAGCACAAAGAGCAGCAAGCGGGCTCGGGAGAAGCGGAACAGCCGCAACATGGAGGTCCAGGTCACACAGGAGATGCGGAACGTCAGCATAG gcaTGGGCAGCAGTGACGAGTGGTCTGATGTTCAAGACATCATCGACTCCACCCCGGAGCTGGACATGAGTCGGGAGCCCCGTCTCGATCGCACGGGCAACAG CCCAACCCAGGGGATCGTGAACAAGGCTTTTGGCATCAACACTGACTCCCTGTACCACGAACTGTCGACCGCGGGGTCGGAGGTCATCGGGGACGTGGATGAAGGAGCGGACCTGCTAG GGGAGTTCTCAG TGCGCCATGATTTCTTTG GAATGGGCAAGGAAGTGGGGAACCTGCTGCTGGAGAACTCACAGCTTCTAGAAACCAA AAATGCTCTGAACGTGGTGAAGAATGACCTCATCGCCAAGGTGGACCAGCTGTCCGGGGAGCAGGAGGTGCTGAAAGGGGACCTGGAAGCTGCCAGACAGGCCAAAGCCCGGCTGGAGGGCCGCATCAAGGACCTGGAGGAGGAGTTGAGGAG AGTGAAGTCAGAAGCCATCATCGCCCGCCGCGAACCCAAAGAAGAGGTGGAGGATGTAAGCAGCTATCTCTGTACAGAATTG gacAAGATCCCCATGGCGCAGCGCCGCCGCTTCACACGGGTGGAGATGGCGCGTGTGCTCATGGAGCGGAACCAGTACAAAGAAAGGCTGATGGAGCTTCAGGAGGCCGTGCGGTGGACCGAGATGATCAG AGCGTCCCGAGAGCATCCGTCTGTCCAGGAGAAGAAGAAGTCCACCATCTGGCAGTT TTTCAGCCGCCTCTtcagctcctcctccagcccccctccGGCCAAGCGCTCCTATCCCTCGGTGAACATTCACTACAAATCACCCACCACGGCCGGCTTCAGCCAGCGCCGCAGCCATGCCATGTGCCAGATCTCGGCTGGCAGCCGGCCTCTGGAGTTCTTCCCCGATGA TGACTGCACTTCGTCCGCCCGCCGGGAGCAGAAGCGCGAGCAGTACCGGCAG CTGAGTCCCAATGGGGGCCAGGAGGACACGCGGATGAAGAACGTGCCTGTCCCCGTGTACTGCCGCCCTCTGGTGGAGAAGGACCCAACCATGAAG CTGTGGTGTGCTGCGGGCGTCAACCTGAGTGGGTGGAAACCGAGCGAGGACGACTCCGCGAATGGAGTCAAGCCCCCGCCAGGCCGTGACCCTCTGACCTGCGACCGGGAAGTGGAAGGAGAGACCAAGAGCAATCACACCTCCCCCGAGAAGAAG GCAAGAGAGCTCCCCGAGGTGGATGCCACCTCCAGCCGCGTGTGGATCCTCACCAGCACCCTGACCACCAGCAAGGTGGTCATCATCGATGCCAACCAGCCGGGCACCGTGGTGGACCAGTTCACCGTCTGCAATGCCCACGTCCTGTGCATCTCCAGCATTCCAG CGGCCAGTGACAGCGACTACCCTCCGGGGGAGATCTTCCTGGACGGCGACGTAAACCCAGAAGACTCCAGTGCAGACGGTGTGCTGGCGGGTATCACCCTGGTGGGCTGTGCCACCCGCTGCAACGTGCCACGCAGCAACTGCTCCTCCCGAGGGGACACCCCGGTGCTGGACAAGGGCCAAG GGGAGGTGGCTGCCGTCGCCAACGGGAAGGTCAACCCAGCTCAGTCCACGGAAGAGGCCACAGAAGCCACGGAGGTGCCAGACTCTGGGCCCAGCGAGGCGGAGGCAGCTGCGGTGCGGCCCGGGCCCCTCACGGAGCACGTCTTCACTGACCtggcccccaccccggcccccagcACCCAGCCTGGCAG CGAGAACGGGCAGGAGGCCGACACGGGGGGTGTGCAGCCAGAGCCGGAGCCCAGCGCAGACCCTGCGGGGGCCAGCACCAGCGCTGCCCCCACTATGTGGCTGGGAGCCCAGAATGGCTG GCTCTACGTGCACTCGGCTGTGGCCAACTGGAAGAAGTGTCTGCACTCCATCAAGCTGAAGGACTCCGTCCTGAGCCTGGT GCACGTGAAAGGGCGAGTGCTGGTGGCCCTGGCAGACGGAACTCTGGCCATCTTCCACCGAGGCGAAG ATGGCCAGTGGGACCTGAGCAACTACCACCTGATGGACCTGGGCCACCCACACCACTCCATCCGCTGCATGGCCGTCGTGTACGACCGCGTCTGGTGCGGCTACAAGAACAAGGTGCACGTCATCCAGCCCAAGACGATGCAGATCGAG AAATCGTTTGACGCCCACCCACGGCGGGAGAGCCAGGTCCGGCAGCTGGCGTGGATCGGCGACGGGGTGTGGGTGTCCATCCGCCTGGACTCCACGCTGAGGCTCTACCACGCCCACACCCACCAGCACCTGCAGGACGTGGACATCGAACCCTATGTCAGCAAGATGCTGG gcacagGCAAGCTGGGCTTCTCCTTCGTGCGCATCACAGCCCTGCTCATCGCGGGCAACCGCCTCTGGGTGGGCACCGGCAACGGCGTCGTCATCTCCATCCCGCTGACCGAGA CCGTGGTCCTGCACCGAGGCCAGCTCCTGGGGCTCCGGG cCAACAAGACCTCCCCCACCTCCGGAGAGGGGGCCCGTCCGGGGGGTGTCATCCACGTGTACGGTGACGACAGCAGTGACAAATCAGCCAGCAGCTTCATCCCCTACTGCTCCATGGCCCAGGCCCAGCTCTGCTTCCACGGGCACCGCGACGCCGTCAAGTTTTTCGTCTCCGTGCCAG GGAACGTGTTGGCCACTCTCAACGGCAGCGTGCTCGACAGCCCGTCCGAGAGCCCCGGGCCGGCCGCCCCTGCCTCTGAAGCCGAGGGCCAGCAGCTGAAGAACGTGCTGGTGCTGAGTGGCGGGGAGGGCTACATCGACTTCCGCATCG GCGACGGAGAGGATGACGACACGGAGGAGAGCGCGGGGGACGTGAACCAGGTGAAGCCCTTGCTGTCCAAGGCCGAGCGCAGCCACATCATCGTGTGGCAGGTGTCCTACAGCCCCGAGTGA